The following are from one region of the Gemmatimonadaceae bacterium genome:
- a CDS encoding dipeptide epimerase, with translation MRLETEVVTVHTTHPFVIARGGSSEWRVVWVRLVDADGLEGWGEAAPSRFYGETADTVLAALDRLRPIIESADPSDIEATEVAMVSALRFNAAARCAVSAALHDLQGKRLGVPLWKLWGLSPAASPRTSFTIAIAADDDTLRARVHEALAAGYPILKVKLGSDRDRRIIQLVRDEAPAAILRVDANAAWTPKHTLAMAPLLRDLCVEFIEQPLPPHDLEGLRFVRDHCDLPIVADESCLVATDVAKLAGVVDGVNLKLAKCGSLREAIRIIHTARAHGMLVMAGCMIETSLGITAAAHLAPLLDCVDLDGAALLKDDPFRGATITNGIVTLPTAPGLGVTRR, from the coding sequence ATGCGCCTCGAGACCGAAGTCGTCACCGTCCACACCACGCACCCGTTCGTGATCGCCCGCGGCGGCTCGAGCGAGTGGCGCGTGGTGTGGGTGCGCCTCGTGGATGCCGACGGCCTGGAGGGATGGGGTGAGGCCGCACCGAGCCGGTTCTACGGTGAGACCGCCGACACCGTGCTGGCGGCACTCGACCGGCTGCGCCCGATCATCGAGTCGGCCGATCCGTCCGACATCGAGGCCACCGAGGTGGCGATGGTGAGCGCGCTGCGCTTCAACGCCGCCGCCCGCTGCGCCGTGAGCGCCGCCCTGCACGACCTGCAGGGCAAGCGGCTGGGCGTGCCGCTGTGGAAGCTTTGGGGGCTGTCGCCCGCCGCCAGCCCGCGCACCAGCTTCACCATCGCCATCGCCGCCGATGACGACACCCTGCGCGCACGGGTGCACGAGGCGCTGGCAGCGGGCTATCCCATCCTCAAGGTGAAGCTGGGCAGCGACCGGGACCGGCGCATCATCCAGCTCGTGCGTGACGAGGCGCCGGCGGCGATCCTGCGCGTGGATGCGAACGCCGCGTGGACGCCGAAGCACACGCTCGCCATGGCGCCGCTGCTGCGCGACCTGTGCGTGGAGTTCATCGAGCAGCCGCTGCCGCCCCACGACCTGGAGGGGCTGCGCTTCGTGCGCGACCACTGCGACCTGCCGATCGTGGCCGACGAGAGCTGCCTGGTGGCGACCGACGTCGCGAAGCTGGCCGGCGTGGTGGACGGCGTGAACCTGAAGCTGGCCAAGTGCGGCTCGCTGCGTGAGGCCATCCGCATCATCCACACCGCCCGTGCGCACGGCATGCTGGTGATGGCGGGCTGCATGATCGAGACGAGCCTCGGCATCACGGCGGCTGCACACCTGGCTCCGCTGCTGGACTGCGTCGACCTCGATGGTGCGGCGCTGCTGAAAGACGACCCGTTCCGCGGCGCGACCATCACCAACGGCATCGTCACGCTGCCAACCGCACCGGGACTGGGCGTCACGCGTCGATAG
- a CDS encoding protein kinase: protein MFCPDCGTWNRAAAPHCVRCGTALPDVAAPPVDVPDAEITALRRATGGRFAIVRRIASGGMAHVYEASHAVLGRRVVIKVLYSHLSRDPEMRERFRREAEAASRLSHPNVCTILDAGVTRDSTFVVMPFLSGGSLADRLARHRTVPPAESAAIVAQIATGLDHAHRHGIVHRDVKPDNVLFDADGTALITDFGIATAGFHKGLTGTGRAMGTPHYMSPEQAMGKPVDGRSDVYACGVMLYEMLAGVPPFDGEDSYAVGYKHVHEMPTPLEVTAPSVSTALSQITMRCLAKPAGERYQRGTDLADALIRTLDGVPLETPGVRAARLGRMTPALSQ from the coding sequence ATGTTCTGTCCCGATTGCGGCACCTGGAACCGCGCTGCGGCGCCGCACTGTGTGCGGTGCGGCACGGCGCTGCCGGATGTGGCGGCGCCGCCGGTCGACGTGCCGGATGCCGAGATCACCGCATTGCGCCGCGCCACCGGCGGGCGCTTCGCCATCGTGCGCCGCATCGCCAGCGGCGGCATGGCGCACGTGTACGAGGCGTCGCACGCGGTCCTCGGCCGCCGCGTCGTGATCAAGGTCCTCTACTCGCACCTCTCGCGCGATCCGGAAATGCGCGAGCGGTTCCGCCGCGAGGCCGAGGCGGCCAGCCGGCTCAGCCACCCGAACGTCTGCACCATCCTCGACGCCGGCGTCACGCGTGACAGCACCTTCGTGGTGATGCCGTTCCTCAGTGGCGGCTCGCTCGCGGACCGGCTGGCGCGCCATCGCACCGTGCCCCCTGCCGAGAGTGCCGCGATCGTCGCGCAGATCGCCACCGGGCTCGATCACGCGCACCGGCACGGCATCGTGCACCGTGACGTGAAGCCCGACAACGTGCTCTTCGATGCCGACGGCACCGCGCTGATCACCGACTTCGGCATCGCCACCGCCGGCTTCCACAAGGGACTCACCGGCACCGGCCGCGCCATGGGCACGCCGCACTACATGTCCCCCGAGCAGGCGATGGGCAAGCCGGTGGACGGCCGCAGCGACGTGTATGCCTGCGGCGTGATGCTCTACGAGATGCTCGCCGGCGTCCCGCCCTTCGACGGCGAGGATTCGTACGCCGTCGGCTACAAGCACGTGCACGAGATGCCGACACCGCTCGAGGTCACGGCGCCGTCGGTCTCGACCGCGCTGTCGCAGATCACCATGCGCTGCCTGGCCAAGCCGGCCGGCGAGCGCTACCAGCGCGGCACCGACCTCGCGGATGCGCTGATCCGCACCCTCGACGGCGTGCCGCTCGAGACGCCCGGTGTCCGCGCCGCGCGGCTCGGCCGCATGACGCCCGCCCTCTCCCAGTGA
- a CDS encoding GvpL/GvpF family gas vesicle protein: MATPGVLGAVPGSRNTALRLLGIVQSGSVGDAVRLAGAGASAIPFRDVAAVVRPCPVKPDPLSDAALVAHHTMIDSLSRSVTLVPAPPLTNFRTPASVLQWLELHAVTLANGLAYVDGRCGARVTASRDLAGATSDPSVLPPSAAAIESFRALRRYASATVPVSTETVGDGTTIATEAYLVERVAWDRFAAEVTAEDVRSPGLTLQLTGPWPVYDFVRLQF; this comes from the coding sequence ATGGCGACTCCCGGCGTGCTGGGCGCGGTCCCCGGCTCGCGGAACACGGCGTTGCGCCTGCTGGGTATCGTACAGTCGGGGTCGGTTGGGGACGCCGTCCGGCTGGCCGGCGCCGGTGCCTCCGCCATCCCGTTCCGCGATGTGGCCGCCGTGGTCCGGCCCTGTCCGGTGAAGCCGGATCCGCTGAGCGACGCGGCGCTGGTGGCCCACCACACGATGATCGATTCGCTGTCGAGGTCGGTGACGCTGGTGCCGGCGCCGCCGCTGACCAACTTCCGCACACCGGCCAGCGTGCTGCAGTGGCTGGAACTGCACGCAGTGACGCTGGCCAATGGCCTGGCCTACGTCGACGGGCGCTGTGGCGCACGGGTCACCGCCTCCCGCGACCTGGCCGGCGCCACCTCCGACCCCTCCGTCCTCCCCCCGTCGGCCGCCGCCATCGAGTCGTTCCGCGCCCTCCGGCGTTACGCCAGTGCCACGGTGCCTGTCTCCACGGAGACCGTCGGCGACGGCACCACCATCGCCACCGAGGCCTACCTGGTGGAACGGGTGGCCTGGGACCGGTTCGCCGCCGAGGTGACGGCCGAGGACGTGCGCTCGCCAGGGCTCACGCTGCAGCTCACCGGACCGTGGCCCGTGTACGATTTCGTCCGTCTCCAGTTCTAG
- the corA gene encoding magnesium/cobalt transporter CorA: MSRSRRRDRPAPRLRRGDDTRLTAERDSEERGRAPDEAGSVVRPAAAPSSVPRIAYAVPGRPLRTDLHPMELRELVTSGDTAGVLWVDIDSESRHQVALLEKVFDFHPLAVEDALNPQSRVKLDEYKNSLFVIVRGVRFCDNTEDPYDIETYNICAFLAKNLVVTVHAGPSVPVDTVFERMVANPDQMERGVERVAHAVMDHTVDEYFPVLDRIDEFVDGLEERVYQRFDQEVMRDVFAVKRLVLAMRRHLMPQREVFSVLTNRPSPFLPVESQVWFRDIFDHVLRINDSLDTYRELLANVMDSYLSQVSNRLGQVTKGLSVIATLSVPFVVVSGMWGMNFEDIPLSHHVHGFWIMLAVQLGLGAFLVWLLRKWSLV; encoded by the coding sequence GTGAGTCGCAGCCGCCGGCGTGACCGGCCCGCGCCGCGCCTGCGGCGTGGCGACGACACGCGCCTGACCGCAGAGCGCGACAGTGAGGAGCGGGGGCGGGCGCCGGACGAGGCGGGATCCGTCGTGCGGCCGGCGGCGGCGCCCAGCAGCGTGCCGCGCATCGCCTACGCCGTGCCCGGCAGGCCGTTGCGCACCGACCTGCACCCGATGGAGCTGCGCGAGCTCGTGACCAGCGGCGACACCGCCGGCGTGCTCTGGGTCGACATCGACAGCGAGAGCCGACACCAGGTGGCCCTGCTGGAGAAGGTGTTCGACTTCCACCCGCTGGCGGTGGAGGATGCACTCAACCCGCAGAGCCGCGTGAAGCTCGACGAGTACAAGAACTCACTGTTCGTGATCGTGCGCGGAGTGCGATTCTGTGACAACACCGAGGACCCGTACGACATCGAGACCTACAACATCTGCGCATTCCTCGCGAAGAACCTCGTCGTGACGGTGCACGCCGGGCCCAGTGTGCCGGTCGACACGGTGTTCGAGCGCATGGTGGCGAACCCGGACCAGATGGAGCGCGGCGTGGAGCGCGTGGCGCACGCGGTGATGGACCACACCGTGGACGAGTACTTCCCCGTGCTGGACCGGATCGACGAGTTCGTGGACGGGCTCGAGGAACGCGTGTACCAGCGCTTCGACCAGGAGGTCATGCGCGACGTGTTCGCCGTGAAGCGGCTGGTGCTGGCCATGCGGCGGCACCTCATGCCGCAGCGCGAGGTGTTCAGCGTGCTCACCAACCGGCCCAGCCCCTTCCTGCCGGTGGAGTCGCAGGTCTGGTTCCGGGACATCTTCGACCACGTCCTGCGCATCAACGACTCCCTCGACACCTACCGCGAACTGCTCGCCAACGTGATGGACAGCTACCTCTCGCAGGTGTCCAACCGCCTCGGGCAGGTGACGAAGGGGCTGAGCGTGATCGCCACCCTCAGCGTGCCGTTCGTGGTGGTGAGCGGCATGTGGGGCATGAACTTCGAGGACATCCCGCTCTCGCACCACGTGCACGGATTCTGGATCATGCTGGCGGTGCAGCTCGGCCTGGGGGCGTTCCTGGTCTGGCTGCTCCGCAAGTGGTCGCTGGTCTGA
- a CDS encoding histone deacetylase: protein MTVAYISHSDCGRHDTGWKHPEHVGRLRAIPRALRNDFDLFDTIEHREGRHATADEIALAHAPAYVAQVRALAEAGGGRLDPDTVVSEGSWDAATAAVGCVLDGIDWAFDGSVARSFCAVRPPGHHALRGAGMGFCLFGNVGVGAHYARTRHGAARVLIVDWDVHHGNGTQDLVQDDAGIRFISMHQWPWYPGTGAASDRGPHGTIWNVAMAAGLPAADYVAALTTAVDAATTDWIPDLVLVSAGFDSLAGDPLGGFTLELPDVEQLTRMLVERAEAWCGGRLVSSLEGGYDPDRLGQACVTHLRALR from the coding sequence GTGACGGTCGCGTACATCTCACACTCCGATTGCGGGCGCCACGACACGGGGTGGAAACATCCGGAGCACGTCGGGCGGCTGCGCGCAATCCCGCGCGCCCTCCGCAACGACTTCGACCTCTTCGACACCATCGAACACCGGGAAGGGCGCCACGCCACGGCGGACGAGATCGCGCTGGCCCACGCGCCGGCCTACGTGGCGCAGGTGCGGGCCCTGGCGGAGGCCGGCGGCGGTCGGCTGGACCCTGACACGGTGGTGAGCGAGGGCAGCTGGGATGCCGCCACCGCCGCCGTTGGCTGCGTGCTGGACGGCATCGACTGGGCCTTCGACGGCTCGGTGGCGCGCAGCTTCTGCGCGGTGCGTCCGCCGGGACACCACGCCCTGCGTGGGGCTGGCATGGGCTTCTGCCTCTTCGGCAACGTCGGCGTCGGTGCGCATTACGCGCGCACGCGCCACGGCGCCGCGCGCGTGCTGATCGTGGACTGGGACGTGCACCACGGCAATGGGACGCAGGACCTCGTGCAGGACGACGCGGGCATCCGGTTCATCAGCATGCACCAGTGGCCGTGGTACCCGGGCACCGGCGCCGCGTCGGATCGCGGGCCACACGGCACCATCTGGAACGTCGCGATGGCGGCTGGCCTCCCGGCGGCGGATTACGTCGCGGCGCTGACGACCGCCGTCGATGCCGCCACCACTGACTGGATTCCCGACCTCGTGCTCGTCTCGGCCGGCTTCGATTCCCTCGCGGGAGATCCGCTTGGCGGGTTCACGCTGGAACTGCCCGACGTCGAGCAGCTCACGCGGATGCTGGTGGAGCGCGCCGAGGCCTGGTGCGGCGGCCGGCTGGTGTCGTCGCTGGAAGGCGGGTACGACCCGGACCGGCTCGGGCAGGCCTGCGTCACGCACCTGCGGGCGTTGCGATAG
- a CDS encoding DUF4159 domain-containing protein translates to MRFTFATVQYESGDWDSAPLLAANVIDAVARYTSVDIAPSGAIVPLSSEALLRYPLAFLTGHLPVRFTAAERAMLRKYCERGGLLFVDDHNHDVDGVFHKTCTEELTQVLGPLKPIPNTHALYRAFFTFRDGPPTTSHELNGWGDNLVHDHLQGIERNGRLAVIYSSKDYSSEWSFHPENKKFLSVDNTRFGVNLVVYALTR, encoded by the coding sequence ATGAGGTTCACCTTCGCGACCGTACAGTACGAGTCCGGCGACTGGGATTCGGCGCCGCTGCTGGCGGCCAACGTGATCGATGCCGTCGCGCGCTACACCAGCGTGGACATCGCCCCGTCGGGCGCCATCGTGCCGCTGTCGTCGGAGGCGCTGCTGCGCTACCCGCTGGCATTCCTCACCGGGCACCTCCCGGTGCGCTTCACGGCGGCGGAGCGTGCGATGCTGCGGAAGTACTGCGAGCGGGGCGGCCTGCTGTTCGTGGACGACCACAACCACGACGTGGACGGCGTCTTCCACAAGACGTGCACCGAGGAGCTCACGCAGGTGCTCGGTCCGCTGAAGCCGATCCCGAACACCCACGCCTTGTACCGGGCGTTCTTCACCTTCCGCGACGGCCCGCCCACCACGTCGCATGAACTCAACGGCTGGGGCGACAATCTCGTCCACGACCACCTGCAGGGCATCGAGCGGAATGGCCGCCTGGCGGTGATCTACAGCAGCAAGGACTACAGCTCGGAGTGGTCGTTCCATCCGGAGAACAAGAAGTTCCTGAGCGTGGACAACACCCGCTTCGGGGTGAACCTGGTGGTGTATGCCCTCACGCGCTGA